From Verrucomicrobiota bacterium, the proteins below share one genomic window:
- a CDS encoding LysR family transcriptional regulator — MFENLFAQRGLSLDRLKAFVEVDEAGGMAKAAVGDPVRQSQYSRQIKELEEYFGVELIRRKGKGIELTRVGKELATLVREQFSGLSDFHLSCSGAPVRFSLGAGDSLLHWLLTPCLSQLQAKMPQMGVRLHNMRSVDIIRELHDLSIDFGIVREGVEGRLLEKRMIGSFDYAFYVPKSMVGRKRRVDIKEILKQIPLATQGSDGSFRQNLEGNALRKGVRLNIRLNCESFPQAYQALLSGGYAAVLPTFIDPFIDNKRTVRLEVDFMREQRRTISLRWNKRLIRVRPLAEKVAIGLVRALKSQLALH, encoded by the coding sequence ATGTTTGAAAATTTGTTTGCACAAAGAGGATTGTCCCTAGATCGCTTAAAAGCTTTTGTTGAAGTAGACGAGGCAGGGGGCATGGCGAAAGCTGCGGTAGGGGACCCCGTAAGACAGAGCCAATACAGTCGGCAAATAAAAGAGTTAGAAGAATATTTTGGAGTAGAACTCATACGTAGAAAAGGTAAAGGGATTGAACTAACGAGGGTAGGTAAGGAACTGGCAACTTTAGTAAGGGAGCAGTTTTCTGGTTTGAGTGATTTTCATCTTAGTTGTTCTGGAGCACCAGTTCGCTTTTCTTTAGGAGCTGGAGATAGTTTACTTCATTGGCTGCTCACCCCATGTCTTAGTCAATTACAGGCTAAAATGCCTCAAATGGGAGTTCGTCTGCATAATATGAGAAGTGTGGATATCATTCGAGAGCTACATGATTTATCGATCGACTTTGGTATCGTTCGTGAAGGAGTTGAGGGAAGGCTTTTAGAAAAAAGAATGATTGGATCATTTGATTACGCATTTTATGTGCCAAAGAGTATGGTGGGTCGCAAGCGCAGAGTTGATATTAAGGAGATACTAAAACAGATTCCATTAGCAACTCAAGGTAGTGATGGTTCATTTCGACAAAATCTTGAGGGGAATGCTCTACGTAAGGGAGTCAGGCTGAATATTCGACTCAACTGTGAGTCATTTCCACAAGCCTACCAAGCACTATTGTCGGGTGGCTACGCGGCTGTATTGCCAACTTTTATTGATCCCTTCATTGATAATAAGAGGACGGTGCGACTAGAAGTTGATTTTATGAGGGAGCAAAGGAGAACGATTTCTTTGAGATGGAATAAGCGATTAATTCGCGTTCGACCCCTTGCTGAAAAAGTAGCTATTGGGCTAGTAAGAGCTCTTAAGAGTCAGCTAGCCCTGCATTAA
- a CDS encoding HDOD domain-containing protein, translated as MKCPDAVLETLASYLPAIPGVVVSLQDKFEDPDCSYQEIDHIVSKDPTLTLRILKLANSPTYGLSKKVESISEALMLIGMAEVKDAIVGTAIAKAFDSSEQAKVFWKHSIACGVCARYLANCVNPSRADGLFMAGLIHDIGRLIMSKAFVDGYKKANQLCESKKIPIAQAEQEVFRFDHTSLAEAILKQWRIPSKLITIVRYHHSPQLAPKSKIETNLLHLADTLADILDLGSSGEPMLDPQNTDEIQLVLGQNFLSNAADELPFLVATTASALDLD; from the coding sequence ATGAAATGTCCCGATGCAGTCCTGGAAACTCTAGCTAGTTACCTACCGGCCATACCAGGAGTCGTTGTCAGCTTACAAGACAAGTTTGAAGACCCCGATTGTAGCTACCAAGAAATAGACCACATCGTATCTAAAGATCCTACTCTCACGCTCCGCATTCTAAAGTTGGCTAATAGCCCTACCTATGGGTTAAGTAAAAAAGTAGAAAGTATTTCTGAAGCTCTGATGTTAATTGGCATGGCAGAAGTGAAGGACGCCATTGTGGGAACCGCCATAGCCAAAGCTTTTGATAGTTCAGAACAAGCCAAAGTATTCTGGAAACACAGTATTGCATGCGGTGTTTGTGCACGCTATCTGGCTAACTGCGTAAACCCTTCCAGGGCGGATGGCCTCTTTATGGCTGGTCTCATCCATGACATAGGCCGGCTCATTATGTCAAAAGCTTTTGTTGACGGTTACAAAAAAGCAAATCAGCTTTGTGAGTCTAAGAAAATACCCATTGCTCAAGCAGAACAAGAAGTCTTTCGTTTTGATCACACCTCCCTGGCGGAAGCCATACTGAAACAATGGCGCATACCTTCAAAGCTTATTACCATCGTGCGCTATCACCATTCACCTCAATTAGCTCCTAAGAGTAAGATTGAAACAAACCTTTTACATCTAGCAGACACTCTGGCAGATATTTTAGATCTTGGATCAAGTGGTGAACCAATGCTTGACCCTCAAAATACAGATGAAATTCAACTAGTTCTTGGCCAGAATTTCTTAAGCAACGCTGCCGATGAACTTCCCTTTCTTGTCGCAACAACTGCCTCAGCCCTAGATTTAGATTAA
- a CDS encoding carbon-nitrogen hydrolase, which translates to MNQVSTVHLGLIQMTCQESTPDNLEKAITKIRDAADRGAQIICLQELFRTLYFCQEEDPKYFDLAETIPGPSTQALSKIAQEKNIVIIASLFEKRTAGLYHNTTVVIEKDGSLLDIYRKMHIPHDPGFYEKFYFTPGDLGFKSIETSLAKVAVLICWDQWYPEAARLASLQGAQILFYPTAIGWSVDESPDNNKCQYDAWKTIQRSHAIANGVFVASVNRTGPEKDIDFWGGSFVCDPFGEILHEAPHHEEALIIASCNLREIDHTRRTWPFLRDRRIDAYEGISQRFLDS; encoded by the coding sequence ATGAATCAAGTCAGCACTGTCCATCTCGGCCTTATCCAGATGACTTGCCAGGAGTCCACTCCTGATAATCTCGAAAAGGCCATTACTAAAATCCGTGATGCGGCAGACCGTGGAGCGCAGATAATCTGTCTACAAGAGCTTTTTCGAACACTCTATTTTTGCCAAGAGGAAGATCCTAAATATTTTGATCTGGCTGAAACGATTCCCGGTCCCAGCACCCAAGCCCTTAGCAAAATTGCTCAAGAAAAAAATATTGTCATCATCGCCAGTCTTTTTGAAAAGCGCACGGCAGGGCTTTATCACAATACTACAGTCGTCATTGAAAAAGACGGCTCGCTGTTAGATATTTACCGTAAAATGCATATCCCCCATGATCCTGGCTTCTACGAAAAGTTTTATTTTACTCCGGGGGACCTTGGCTTTAAGTCCATCGAAACCTCATTAGCAAAAGTCGCAGTTCTTATATGTTGGGATCAATGGTATCCAGAAGCCGCACGACTCGCTTCTTTACAAGGAGCTCAAATCCTTTTTTATCCGACAGCTATTGGTTGGTCAGTCGATGAAAGCCCTGACAATAATAAATGTCAATATGATGCCTGGAAAACCATTCAACGTTCGCATGCTATCGCTAACGGAGTCTTTGTTGCTAGCGTTAACCGCACTGGCCCGGAGAAGGATATTGATTTCTGGGGAGGCTCCTTTGTTTGCGATCCCTTTGGAGAAATTTTACATGAGGCACCTCATCATGAGGAAGCCTTAATAATCGCCTCCTGCAACCTAAGAGAAATTGATCATACCCGACGAACCTGGCCCTTTCTTAGAGATCGTCGCATTGATGCTTATGAGGGTATTAGTCAGCGGTTTCTAGATAGTTAG